Proteins encoded in a region of the Streptomyces sp. NBC_00258 genome:
- a CDS encoding CocE/NonD family hydrolase, producing MKYREHFDRQVTREDVWIPTRDGRTHLHARIWRPTDAEAEPVPALLEYLPYRKTDWTAPRDAQRHPWYAGHGYASVRVDIRGHGDSEGTPGDEYDAQELADGVDVVNWLAEQPWCTGKVGMFGISWGGFNSLQIAALAPEPLKAIVTVCSTDDRYDNDVHYTGGAVLGIDMLAWAGTMLAFAARPPDPTSVGKDRWLPMWRERLEALDPFLHTWLAHQQRDDYWRHGSVCEDYTAIDAAVLAVGGWNDPYRDTVLRLVEHLPDDRVRGIVGPWSHQYPDRGLPPGPAIGFLQETLRWWDQHLKGEDTGVMREPKLRAWLNDPVPPATSYDEMPGRWVGDVNWPSPSVSWDERSLGDTAAPVLVRSPQHTGLDAGRFFPFGNASDLPPDQREEDGRSVCFDSVPLDGRVEILGRPRVRLRLDSATPRAHVIARVCDVAPDGSSTLVTRGVLNLLSRHGRDRAVEWTPGTYETVEFELNGIGYAFPPGHRIRVAVSDTYWPWVWPHGERGRLTVLPADSALLLPVRDPASDDDEGRAPIRFEEPEQAPPLPVTHERPTEATPERLVTYDVAKGEWTLEVDPNYGGSRIYPDGLRYEESARETYRIRADDPLSARAVSEWTIRLRRGDDWDAEIMTRTELRATATEFIMDSRMETRADGETVVKRAWHRTIPRTSA from the coding sequence GTGAAATACCGCGAGCACTTCGACCGGCAGGTCACGCGTGAGGACGTCTGGATCCCCACCCGGGACGGGCGCACGCACCTGCACGCCCGAATCTGGCGCCCGACCGACGCCGAGGCAGAACCCGTGCCCGCCCTCCTCGAATACCTCCCGTACCGCAAGACCGACTGGACCGCCCCCCGCGACGCCCAACGCCACCCCTGGTACGCCGGCCACGGCTACGCGTCCGTACGCGTGGACATCCGAGGCCACGGGGACAGTGAGGGAACCCCCGGCGACGAGTACGACGCACAGGAACTCGCGGACGGCGTGGACGTCGTCAACTGGCTTGCCGAGCAGCCCTGGTGCACCGGCAAGGTCGGCATGTTCGGCATCTCGTGGGGCGGTTTCAACTCCCTCCAGATCGCCGCCCTCGCCCCCGAACCGCTGAAGGCGATCGTCACGGTCTGTTCGACGGACGACCGGTACGACAACGACGTGCACTACACGGGCGGCGCCGTCCTCGGCATCGACATGCTCGCCTGGGCGGGCACGATGCTGGCGTTCGCGGCCCGCCCGCCGGACCCGACGAGCGTCGGGAAGGACCGCTGGCTGCCGATGTGGCGCGAGCGCCTCGAAGCGCTCGACCCCTTCCTGCACACCTGGCTGGCACACCAGCAACGCGACGACTACTGGCGGCACGGCAGCGTCTGCGAGGACTACACGGCGATCGACGCGGCGGTCCTGGCCGTCGGCGGCTGGAACGACCCCTACCGCGACACCGTGCTGCGGCTCGTGGAACACCTGCCGGACGACCGCGTACGGGGGATTGTCGGGCCCTGGTCGCATCAGTATCCGGACCGCGGCCTGCCGCCCGGTCCGGCGATCGGGTTCCTCCAGGAGACTCTGCGCTGGTGGGACCAGCACCTGAAGGGCGAGGACACCGGCGTCATGCGCGAGCCCAAACTCCGCGCCTGGCTGAACGACCCGGTCCCGCCCGCCACTTCGTACGACGAGATGCCCGGACGATGGGTGGGTGACGTGAACTGGCCCTCGCCGTCCGTCAGTTGGGACGAGCGGTCGCTCGGGGACACCGCCGCCCCCGTCCTCGTACGCTCGCCGCAGCACACCGGTCTCGATGCAGGCCGCTTCTTCCCGTTCGGCAACGCGAGCGATCTGCCGCCCGACCAGCGGGAGGAGGACGGCCGTTCGGTCTGCTTCGACTCCGTGCCGCTGGACGGGAGGGTGGAGATCCTGGGGCGCCCGCGCGTCCGGCTCCGTCTGGACAGCGCGACACCGCGCGCCCACGTCATCGCCCGCGTGTGCGACGTCGCGCCCGACGGCTCGTCCACACTCGTCACCCGTGGCGTTCTCAACCTGCTGAGCAGGCATGGGCGCGACCGTGCCGTGGAGTGGACCCCGGGCACGTACGAGACCGTGGAGTTCGAGCTCAACGGCATCGGGTACGCCTTCCCGCCCGGCCACCGCATCAGGGTCGCCGTCTCGGACACGTACTGGCCCTGGGTGTGGCCGCACGGCGAGCGCGGCCGGCTGACAGTGCTTCCCGCCGACAGCGCGCTGCTCCTGCCCGTACGCGATCCCGCGTCGGATGACGACGAGGGCCGGGCGCCCATTCGTTTCGAGGAACCCGAGCAGGCCCCGCCGCTGCCCGTCACCCATGAGCGGCCCACCGAGGCGACACCGGAGCGGCTGGTGACGTACGACGTGGCGAAGGGCGAGTGGACACTGGAGGTCGATCCCAACTACGGCGGATCGCGGATCTATCCGGACGGGCTGCGCTACGAGGAGAGCGCACGCGAGACGTACCGGATACGGGCCGACGATCCGCTGTCGGCGCGGGCCGTCTCCGAGTGGACGATCCGGCTGAGGCGCGGCGACGACTGGGACGCTGAGATCATGACGCGTACGGAGCTGCGGGCCACGGCCACGGAGTTCATCATGGACAGTCGCATGGAGACACGGGCGGACGGAGAGACAGTGGTCAAGCGCGCATGGCACCGCACCATCCCGAGGACGTCGGCGTGA
- a CDS encoding MFS transporter has protein sequence MQPNSPWRTADFRTLFSATALSQLGTNVSYVAVPLIAVAELDASPGQVGALATLSTLAFLVIGLPAGAWVDRMRHRRVLIVADLARAALFASVPLAWWLDALTLGQLYAVVLLNGCATVFFDVGSQSTLPGLVGRDALVQANAAMMSLMAVSNVAGRSAGGALVQFLTAPVAVLCTAASHLASALQLTRVRPDQAPPPPGRTVGLRTQIGEGVRHVLGNAELRALALTAALTNLGSQIINTMLPVLFVRELGLPASALGLYWAAGGIGLLLGARCARPLAGRLGYGRTLGVMGLCLAPAGLLVPLIDRGPWLWLAGAGGVLVLFKTGVDNVLGVSLRQRMTADALLGRMNATFRFVLTGALAIGAAMAGLIGELAGVRATLWVGAGLLATAFLPVFLSPVRGRRELPHEQPLRTAAVTKR, from the coding sequence ATGCAGCCCAACTCCCCATGGCGGACGGCCGACTTCAGGACGCTCTTCAGTGCCACCGCGCTCAGCCAGCTCGGTACGAACGTCAGCTATGTCGCGGTCCCGCTGATCGCCGTGGCCGAACTCGACGCGAGCCCCGGCCAGGTCGGCGCCCTGGCCACGTTGAGCACGCTCGCGTTCCTGGTCATCGGCCTGCCCGCCGGAGCCTGGGTGGACCGGATGCGCCATCGCAGGGTGCTGATCGTTGCCGACCTGGCTCGGGCCGCGCTGTTCGCCTCCGTCCCGCTGGCCTGGTGGCTGGACGCGCTCACGCTCGGCCAGTTGTACGCGGTGGTGCTGCTGAACGGCTGCGCCACCGTCTTCTTCGACGTCGGCTCGCAGAGCACCCTGCCCGGACTCGTCGGCCGCGACGCCCTCGTGCAGGCCAACGCCGCCATGATGAGCCTCATGGCGGTGAGCAACGTGGCCGGCCGGAGCGCGGGCGGCGCGCTCGTCCAGTTCCTCACGGCACCGGTGGCCGTTCTCTGCACGGCCGCGAGCCATCTCGCCTCCGCACTCCAGCTCACCCGGGTCCGCCCCGATCAGGCGCCGCCCCCACCGGGCCGGACGGTCGGACTGCGCACACAGATCGGCGAGGGGGTCCGCCATGTCCTCGGCAACGCGGAGCTCCGTGCCCTCGCGCTCACCGCCGCCCTCACCAACCTGGGCTCGCAGATCATCAACACCATGCTCCCCGTGCTGTTCGTGCGTGAACTCGGCCTGCCCGCAAGCGCTTTGGGCCTGTACTGGGCGGCGGGAGGCATCGGCCTCCTGCTCGGCGCCCGCTGTGCCCGCCCCCTCGCCGGGCGCCTCGGATACGGCCGCACCCTCGGCGTCATGGGCCTGTGCCTCGCGCCCGCCGGACTGCTCGTCCCGCTCATCGACCGCGGGCCGTGGCTGTGGCTCGCGGGCGCCGGGGGAGTACTCGTCCTGTTCAAGACGGGCGTGGACAACGTGCTCGGAGTGAGTCTGCGCCAGCGGATGACCGCGGACGCGCTCCTCGGGCGCATGAACGCGACGTTCAGGTTCGTCCTCACCGGCGCCCTCGCCATCGGCGCGGCGATGGCGGGGCTGATCGGTGAACTGGCCGGTGTACGCGCGACGTTGTGGGTCGGAGCCGGGCTGCTCGCAACGGCCTTCCTGCCGGTGTTCCTCTCGCCGGTCCGTGGACGCCGCGAACTGCCCCACGAACAGCCCCTCAGGACAGCGGCCGTTACAAAGCGCTGA
- a CDS encoding L,D-transpeptidase family protein: MGDIRRRAAVVLGVTGLVAPLAVALGAAPAQAASCTTQTGPYQKKVEKFLGRPVDGRQSAADCKAIKAFQTKHGITPNIGYAGSVTWGVMDLMTKQKAVGKKPNKDGKCPVNKGRIACVNLTLQLSWIQDGNTLVYGPVPVRTGRNGYETRTGLKKIYWRNIDHVSTIYDVPMPYSQFFDGGQAFHSVGVSMWNPPGSHGCVNMTKTDAKKYWSLLKKNDDVYVYGRKPGT; encoded by the coding sequence ATGGGGGACATACGCAGACGGGCAGCCGTCGTACTGGGGGTCACCGGACTGGTGGCGCCGCTGGCCGTCGCGCTGGGCGCGGCTCCGGCCCAGGCGGCGAGCTGCACCACACAGACCGGCCCGTACCAGAAGAAGGTCGAGAAGTTCCTCGGCCGGCCGGTGGACGGCAGGCAGTCGGCCGCCGACTGCAAGGCGATCAAGGCCTTCCAGACCAAGCACGGCATCACCCCGAACATCGGCTACGCCGGCTCCGTCACCTGGGGCGTGATGGACCTGATGACCAAGCAGAAGGCCGTCGGGAAGAAGCCCAACAAGGACGGCAAGTGCCCGGTCAACAAGGGCCGTATCGCCTGTGTGAACCTCACGCTCCAGCTCAGCTGGATCCAGGACGGCAACACCCTCGTGTACGGTCCGGTGCCGGTCCGCACGGGCCGCAACGGCTACGAGACCCGCACCGGTCTGAAGAAGATCTACTGGCGGAACATCGACCACGTCTCGACCATCTACGACGTGCCCATGCCCTACAGCCAGTTCTTCGACGGCGGCCAGGCCTTCCACTCGGTCGGCGTGAGCATGTGGAACCCGCCCGGCTCGCACGGCTGCGTCAACATGACGAAGACGGACGCCAAGAAGTACTGGTCGCTCCTGAAGAAGAACGACGACGTCTACGTGTACGGCCGCAAGCCGGGCACCTGA
- a CDS encoding TetR/AcrR family transcriptional regulator, which yields MAPHHPEDVGVKAAKTPRRAVAAADRTRQPTEVRRRLIVEAAVPLIAERGYASVGVRDVAAAAGVSVGTVTYHFGSVQEILSEAMVMHIERYYAALNEAAEQAAGSGEALRLLIDALFTEDTDRHWRMWFDYWSAGDRDQDPEQAFASGQAKRYEDWHSQIRALVERGVADGEFVCADPAGFTVRFAALSDGLALQRLRQSPELSTEDARRHLYRLVESELRTGGQ from the coding sequence ATGGCACCGCACCATCCCGAGGACGTCGGCGTGAAGGCCGCGAAGACGCCCCGCCGTGCCGTCGCCGCCGCCGACCGCACCCGCCAGCCCACCGAGGTCCGCCGCCGGCTCATCGTGGAGGCGGCCGTACCGCTCATCGCGGAGCGCGGGTACGCGTCCGTGGGGGTGCGGGACGTCGCCGCCGCGGCCGGGGTGTCGGTGGGTACGGTCACCTACCACTTCGGCAGCGTGCAGGAGATCCTCTCCGAAGCGATGGTGATGCACATCGAGCGCTACTACGCGGCGCTGAACGAGGCCGCCGAGCAGGCCGCCGGCAGCGGTGAGGCGCTGCGGCTGCTGATCGACGCGCTGTTCACGGAGGACACCGACCGGCACTGGCGCATGTGGTTCGACTACTGGAGCGCGGGTGACCGGGACCAGGACCCCGAGCAGGCCTTCGCGAGCGGCCAGGCCAAGCGGTACGAGGACTGGCACAGCCAGATCCGCGCCCTGGTCGAACGGGGCGTCGCCGACGGGGAGTTCGTCTGCGCGGACCCGGCCGGCTTCACCGTCCGCTTCGCCGCCCTCTCCGACGGACTGGCCCTCCAGCGGCTGCGCCAGTCGCCCGAACTGAGCACGGAGGACGCCCGTCGGCATCTGTACCGGCTGGTCGAGTCCGAGCTCCGGACGGGCGGCCAGTAG
- a CDS encoding ABC transporter ATP-binding protein, translated as MTAIVSVTELSVAYRSGGRDVPVVREVSLDVLPGQTHALVGESGSGKSTVAATLLGHLRHGSRVTGGSVWVDGADVFALPARELRRLRGGTVAMVAQNAGQALTPSMRIGRQIAEVGGDVPVVDLLEQVRLPRPAELARRYPHELSGGQQQRVAIAMAIAARPKVLVLDEPTTGLDVITQRGVLDLIGALRDELGLAAVLVSHDLGVVAHMADEVTVLRSGRVVEAAPTAVLFTAPQDPYTRRLLASVPRLDDEGLALVGAAGEREVRPRAVVSGDAPVAVCARDVTIDYGSARAVDGVSFDVRRGEVLALVGESGSGKSTLAWTLAGLRTPSGGTMTHESGGEKTGDHGSGDLARPAGKRPLSLRRRVQLVFQNADTSLNPRRSVGDAVRRPLRFFGTAGSRAEAAVRARQLISDVRLDPALAERLPAQLSGGQRQRIGIARALAGEPDVLIADEITTALDVSVQADVLRLLDDLRRERELACLFISHDLAVVRGLADRVVVLRHGVVVEEGPTEAVFSAPGHPYTRQLMAAVLEPSPGAGSVVDGVEDWADAAEPDDLWIDRGDGHRVRRWEGVG; from the coding sequence ATGACCGCGATCGTCTCCGTCACCGAGTTGTCGGTGGCCTATCGCTCGGGCGGACGCGATGTGCCCGTCGTGCGTGAAGTCTCCCTCGACGTGCTGCCCGGGCAGACCCACGCCCTGGTCGGCGAGTCGGGCAGTGGCAAGTCGACCGTCGCGGCGACACTGCTGGGGCACCTCCGGCACGGGTCGCGGGTCACGGGCGGTTCGGTGTGGGTCGACGGGGCCGACGTGTTCGCCCTGCCCGCAAGGGAGTTGAGGCGCCTGCGGGGCGGGACCGTGGCCATGGTCGCGCAGAACGCGGGCCAAGCGCTCACCCCCTCCATGCGGATCGGACGGCAGATCGCGGAGGTGGGGGGCGACGTTCCCGTCGTGGATCTCCTCGAACAGGTCCGGCTGCCCCGCCCCGCCGAACTCGCCCGCCGCTACCCGCACGAGCTCTCCGGCGGCCAGCAGCAGCGCGTCGCCATCGCCATGGCCATCGCCGCCCGCCCGAAGGTCCTCGTCCTCGACGAACCGACGACCGGGCTCGACGTCATCACCCAGCGCGGTGTCCTCGACCTGATCGGAGCGCTCCGCGACGAACTCGGCCTCGCCGCCGTGCTGGTGAGCCACGACCTCGGCGTCGTGGCCCACATGGCCGACGAGGTGACCGTGTTGCGGTCCGGGCGAGTCGTGGAGGCCGCGCCCACCGCTGTGTTGTTCACCGCGCCCCAGGACCCGTACACCAGACGGCTGTTGGCGAGTGTGCCTCGGCTCGACGACGAGGGGCTCGCGCTGGTGGGGGCGGCGGGGGAGCGGGAGGTACGGCCGAGGGCCGTCGTGTCCGGCGACGCGCCCGTCGCCGTCTGCGCACGGGACGTCACGATCGACTACGGGTCCGCGCGTGCCGTGGACGGTGTCTCCTTCGACGTCCGGCGCGGTGAAGTCCTCGCCCTCGTGGGGGAGTCGGGCAGCGGCAAGTCCACGCTCGCCTGGACCCTCGCGGGGCTGCGGACCCCGTCCGGCGGCACGATGACCCATGAGTCGGGCGGTGAGAAGACGGGGGACCACGGGTCGGGCGACCTCGCCCGGCCCGCCGGGAAACGGCCGTTGTCGCTCCGGCGGCGGGTTCAGCTCGTGTTCCAGAACGCCGACACGTCGTTGAATCCGCGTCGCTCGGTGGGTGACGCGGTGCGGCGGCCGTTGCGGTTCTTCGGCACGGCGGGTTCGCGGGCGGAGGCCGCCGTGCGGGCTCGGCAGCTCATCTCCGACGTGCGTCTCGATCCCGCTCTCGCCGAGCGGTTGCCCGCGCAGCTCTCCGGTGGCCAGCGGCAGCGGATCGGGATCGCGCGGGCGCTCGCCGGTGAGCCGGATGTGCTGATCGCGGACGAGATCACCACGGCGTTGGACGTGTCCGTCCAGGCCGATGTGCTGCGGCTGCTCGACGATCTGCGGCGGGAGCGGGAGTTGGCCTGCCTGTTCATCAGCCATGACCTGGCGGTCGTGCGAGGGCTTGCCGACCGGGTGGTTGTGCTGCGGCACGGGGTTGTGGTGGAGGAGGGGCCCACGGAGGCCGTGTTCTCCGCGCCCGGGCATCCGTACACCCGGCAGTTGATGGCCGCCGTGCTCGAGCCTTCGCCGGGGGCGGGGTCTGTTGTCGACGGTGTCGAGGACTGGGCTGACGCCGCGGAGCCGGACGATCTGTGGATCGACCGGGGGGACGGGCATCGGGTTCGGCGGTGGGAGGGGGTGGGCTAG
- a CDS encoding pyridoxal phosphate-dependent decarboxylase family protein — translation MDRVLADDLSRLPELLQSARDFAAREVSGLDARPVAHLGKAPDAEPLPAGGGGAEGALARFAERWAPGFSASAGPRFLGFVTGGATPAALTGDWLTSAYDQNATGTGDSSATALEHETVGWLREFFGLSEAHSGAFVTGATVSNTVGLALAREWLGERLGVPVSEAGVAALGPVDVLSGSPHSSIPKALSVLGIGRDRLRTVPVLPGGREAVDVARLAEALDDLDGRPAVVVANAGTVNTVDFDDLRAIAELKERYDFWLHVDAAFGGFAALSPEHAHLTDGLDAADSVCVDLHKWLNVPYDAAVQFTRHRDLQVRVFHNASPYLGLPTGEPDFVHLTPENSRRLRALPAWFSLAAYGREGHREIVERNVALARRLGDRITDAPGLRLLAPVRLNVVCFTLDGDPTRERVHALGRAVAESGEAFMTPTFYEGTHALRAAFSNWRTTEADTDRVADAVERAVSAL, via the coding sequence ATGGACCGCGTACTCGCCGACGACCTCTCCCGGCTCCCCGAACTCCTCCAGTCCGCCCGTGACTTCGCCGCCCGTGAGGTGTCGGGGCTCGACGCACGGCCCGTGGCTCATCTGGGCAAAGCTCCGGACGCCGAACCGCTGCCGGCCGGGGGCGGGGGCGCGGAGGGTGCGCTCGCGCGGTTCGCCGAACGGTGGGCGCCGGGGTTCTCCGCCTCCGCGGGCCCTCGCTTTCTCGGCTTCGTGACCGGGGGTGCGACCCCGGCCGCGCTCACCGGGGACTGGCTGACCAGCGCGTACGACCAGAACGCCACCGGCACGGGCGACTCGTCGGCGACCGCTCTGGAGCACGAGACGGTGGGCTGGCTGCGGGAGTTCTTCGGGCTGAGCGAGGCGCACAGCGGCGCTTTCGTGACAGGTGCGACCGTCTCGAACACCGTCGGGCTGGCCCTCGCGCGGGAGTGGCTGGGCGAGCGTCTGGGGGTTCCCGTGTCCGAGGCGGGTGTTGCCGCGCTCGGACCGGTCGACGTGCTGTCCGGCAGCCCGCACTCCAGCATCCCCAAGGCCCTGTCCGTCCTGGGCATCGGCCGCGACCGGCTGCGTACGGTGCCGGTGCTGCCCGGTGGCCGGGAAGCCGTCGACGTGGCGCGGCTGGCCGAGGCGCTCGACGACCTGGACGGGCGCCCGGCCGTCGTCGTGGCCAATGCCGGGACCGTGAACACGGTCGACTTCGACGATCTGCGGGCGATCGCCGAGCTCAAGGAGCGGTACGACTTCTGGCTGCACGTGGACGCCGCCTTCGGCGGTTTCGCCGCGCTGTCCCCCGAACACGCCCATCTGACCGACGGCCTCGACGCCGCCGACTCGGTCTGCGTCGACCTGCACAAATGGCTCAACGTCCCCTACGACGCGGCCGTGCAGTTCACCCGCCACCGCGACCTCCAGGTGCGGGTCTTCCACAACGCGTCGCCGTATCTCGGACTGCCCACCGGCGAGCCCGACTTCGTCCACCTCACACCCGAGAACTCACGTCGGCTGCGCGCGCTCCCGGCCTGGTTCTCACTCGCCGCGTACGGTCGCGAAGGACACCGGGAGATCGTCGAGCGGAACGTCGCGCTCGCCCGGCGCCTCGGCGACCGGATCACGGACGCACCGGGCCTGCGGCTGCTCGCGCCGGTCCGCCTGAACGTCGTCTGCTTCACGCTCGACGGGGACCCCACCCGGGAACGGGTGCACGCGCTCGGCCGGGCCGTCGCCGAATCCGGCGAGGCGTTCATGACGCCGACCTTCTACGAGGGGACGCACGCGTTGCGGGCCGCGTTCAGCAACTGGCGTACGACAGAGGCCGACACAGACCGGGTGGCGGATGCCGTGGAGCGTGCGGTCAGCGCTTTGTAA
- a CDS encoding Gfo/Idh/MocA family protein yields MTFSLGIVGAGQFSGQFAKLFLAHPGVGEVHVTDLLPERAEQMAAAEGLTGTFPSYEAMLESDAIDAVAIFTQRWTHGPLVLQGLNAGKHVYSAVPMAITREEIAAIIDAVRATGLTYMMGETSQYNPATVHARNQIADGAFGRLFYAEGDYVHDMDLGFYEAYQYSGGENWKATASYPPLLYPTHSVGGVLGAWQTHAVSVSAIGVRDDRGDGVFDEDVSQFGNDFSNATALFEVAGGGSFRTNEFRRVGYPSHIRESRFRFFGTDASMEQLATVAFWQDKKGVKDISELLEPKPTMSPDDPSLQHIAPDLRAAFTSGSAPVHDRARLPREFDNLHNGHEGSHHFLVDDFVTAVNTRTLPSVNAWVAARYTLPGIVAHDSARQGGARLEIPDFGDAPEA; encoded by the coding sequence ATGACGTTCTCCCTCGGCATCGTCGGCGCCGGCCAGTTCTCCGGCCAGTTCGCGAAGCTGTTTCTTGCCCACCCGGGCGTCGGCGAGGTCCACGTCACGGACCTCCTGCCCGAGCGAGCGGAGCAAATGGCCGCCGCCGAAGGCCTGACGGGAACCTTCCCCTCGTACGAGGCGATGCTGGAGTCTGACGCGATCGACGCCGTCGCGATCTTCACCCAGCGCTGGACCCACGGCCCGCTGGTGCTCCAGGGCCTGAACGCCGGCAAGCACGTCTACTCGGCGGTGCCCATGGCGATCACCCGCGAGGAGATCGCGGCGATCATCGACGCGGTACGGGCCACCGGCCTGACGTACATGATGGGTGAGACCAGCCAGTACAACCCGGCGACCGTGCACGCCCGCAACCAGATCGCCGACGGCGCGTTCGGGCGGCTCTTCTACGCCGAGGGCGACTATGTGCACGACATGGACCTCGGGTTCTACGAGGCCTACCAGTACAGCGGCGGCGAGAACTGGAAGGCGACCGCCAGCTATCCCCCGCTGCTCTACCCCACCCACTCGGTGGGCGGAGTCCTCGGCGCCTGGCAGACGCATGCCGTGAGTGTGTCCGCGATCGGGGTCAGGGACGATCGCGGGGACGGGGTCTTCGACGAGGACGTCAGCCAGTTCGGCAACGACTTCTCGAACGCGACCGCGCTGTTCGAGGTCGCGGGCGGCGGCTCGTTCCGTACGAACGAGTTCCGGCGGGTGGGCTATCCCTCGCACATCCGGGAGTCGCGTTTCCGGTTCTTCGGGACGGACGCGAGCATGGAGCAGCTGGCGACGGTGGCCTTCTGGCAGGACAAGAAGGGGGTGAAGGACATCAGCGAGCTCCTTGAGCCCAAGCCCACCATGTCTCCGGACGACCCGTCCCTCCAGCACATCGCGCCGGATCTGCGGGCCGCCTTCACCTCCGGTTCGGCGCCGGTGCACGACCGGGCGCGGCTGCCCCGGGAGTTCGACAACCTGCACAACGGGCACGAGGGGAGCCACCACTTCCTGGTGGACGACTTCGTCACCGCGGTGAACACGCGCACACTGCCGTCGGTGAACGCGTGGGTGGCCGCCCGCTACACCCTGCCGGGTATCGTCGCGCACGACTCGGCGCGGCAGGGTGGGGCGAGGCTGGAGATCCCGGACTTCGGGGACGCGCCCGAGGCGTGA
- a CDS encoding SGNH/GDSL hydrolase family protein: MRKPWMVGVLAGLLLLGACGDPSSGPESAASVPSAPKASSTTHQRPAATPEAESDAETAGEAKTGTGASAPSHRARPTVLYLGDSLAMENQKVLGGLMRDELKARYTSAPYSGTTLCDYLEGTGEDSLVPPKDKAAALVRTLRPDFVVLQFWGNAWDYTPCMDGIAYDKARDKYFARYTADARRLTDQIAGAAGGDRPKVVWVLQGPDPMTPDRVRRVNTIYERQAAASGDLLADAGKAVSPASARYTWTQYLPCTAYEREHTPYCTQPGSSRTALHRDDDYLHFCMAPTTSTPKPCPVRSPGILRITRAITGAVAAQLN; this comes from the coding sequence ATGCGCAAGCCGTGGATGGTCGGGGTGCTGGCCGGGTTACTGCTGCTCGGCGCGTGCGGGGACCCCTCGTCCGGACCCGAGTCCGCGGCATCCGTCCCCTCGGCGCCCAAGGCATCCTCGACCACGCATCAGCGGCCGGCCGCCACCCCCGAAGCCGAGTCCGACGCCGAGACCGCCGGCGAGGCCAAGACCGGCACCGGGGCCAGTGCGCCCTCACACCGCGCCCGCCCCACCGTCCTCTACCTCGGCGACTCCCTCGCCATGGAGAACCAGAAGGTCCTCGGCGGCCTGATGCGCGACGAGTTGAAGGCGCGCTACACCAGCGCCCCCTACTCGGGCACCACCCTCTGCGACTACCTGGAGGGCACGGGCGAGGACTCCCTCGTCCCGCCGAAGGACAAGGCCGCCGCGCTGGTGCGTACGCTGCGGCCGGACTTCGTGGTGCTGCAGTTCTGGGGCAACGCGTGGGACTACACGCCGTGCATGGACGGCATCGCCTACGACAAGGCACGGGACAAGTACTTCGCGCGCTACACCGCCGACGCGCGGCGGCTGACCGACCAGATCGCGGGCGCGGCGGGCGGGGACCGGCCGAAGGTCGTCTGGGTGCTCCAGGGCCCGGACCCCATGACGCCCGACCGCGTCCGCCGCGTCAACACGATCTACGAACGGCAGGCCGCCGCCTCCGGGGACCTGCTCGCGGACGCCGGCAAGGCGGTGAGCCCGGCCTCGGCCCGCTACACCTGGACCCAGTACCTGCCGTGCACCGCGTACGAACGCGAGCACACGCCGTACTGCACCCAGCCGGGCAGCAGCCGGACCGCCCTGCACCGCGACGACGACTACCTGCACTTCTGCATGGCACCGACCACCTCGACACCCAAGCCCTGCCCGGTCCGCTCCCCCGGCATCCTGCGCATCACCCGGGCGATCACCGGTGCCGTGGCCGCACAGCTGAACTGA